In Methylomonas sp. ZR1, one DNA window encodes the following:
- a CDS encoding Uma2 family endonuclease, whose product MNSVPKSSVQTFSIADYTGWPDDERWELIDGVPYNMSPAPSIKHQTVAGRVFSRMEQFLKGKPCKPFIAPVDVILSEHDVVQPDLLVVCNPEKIGEKAIHGAPDLVVEVLSPSTALKDMREKKALYERAGVREYVVIDPLENYVQRFFLGADGRYANADVFGVEEDLPLLSLPELILPLAEVFEL is encoded by the coding sequence ATGAATAGCGTGCCTAAATCGTCGGTACAAACCTTCAGTATCGCCGACTATACGGGATGGCCGGACGACGAGCGCTGGGAGTTAATCGACGGTGTTCCTTACAATATGAGTCCCGCACCCAGCATCAAACATCAGACGGTTGCTGGACGTGTTTTTAGCCGGATGGAACAATTTTTAAAAGGTAAGCCCTGCAAGCCTTTCATCGCCCCTGTGGACGTCATTCTCTCCGAGCATGACGTGGTGCAACCGGATTTGTTAGTGGTCTGCAATCCGGAAAAGATTGGCGAAAAAGCCATACACGGGGCGCCGGATTTGGTGGTAGAGGTTTTATCCCCTAGCACGGCGCTGAAGGATATGCGTGAAAAGAAAGCGCTCTACGAGCGTGCCGGCGTGAGGGAATATGTGGTCATCGACCCGTTGGAAAATTATGTTCAGCGTTTTTTTCTGGGCGCAGACGGTCGCTATGCCAATGCCGACGTTTTTGGGGTTGAGGAAGATTTGCCCCTATTGAGCTTGCCGGAGTTGATTTTGCCCTTGGCGGAGGTATTTGAGTTGTAA
- a CDS encoding heavy-metal-associated domain-containing protein, whose translation MSESATLTVSGMKCGGCESSIVSKVSAIAGVVTVQASHKDKRVEVEFDPAQTDLDEIEDVIIDAGFKVE comes from the coding sequence ATGTCCGAATCAGCAACGTTAACAGTAAGCGGTATGAAATGCGGCGGTTGCGAGAGCAGCATCGTCAGTAAAGTATCGGCGATTGCCGGTGTGGTAACGGTGCAGGCTTCGCATAAAGACAAACGGGTCGAAGTTGAATTTGATCCGGCGCAAACCGACTTGGACGAAATCGAAGACGTTATCATCGACGCCGGTTTCAAGGTCGAATAA
- a CDS encoding DUF6164 family protein — protein sequence MTILFFSLRGVPTDEADDVRQLLADNDIEFYETSAGNWGISMPAIWLYQRDDVDKARQLFNEYQQERALNQRALYRQLKAQGEYQGFFRHNLNKPIRFLGYSLVIALIFYVSLKWLFELGLGL from the coding sequence ATGACGATTTTATTTTTCTCGCTAAGAGGCGTACCCACGGACGAAGCGGACGATGTTCGGCAGTTACTGGCCGACAACGATATTGAATTTTACGAAACGTCAGCAGGCAACTGGGGCATTTCCATGCCGGCTATCTGGCTTTATCAACGCGATGACGTCGATAAAGCCAGACAATTATTCAACGAATACCAACAAGAACGCGCCCTAAACCAACGCGCACTGTACCGGCAATTGAAGGCGCAAGGCGAATACCAAGGCTTTTTCCGCCACAATCTGAACAAGCCCATCCGATTTCTCGGCTATAGCCTAGTCATTGCCCTGATTTTTTACGTCTCTTTGAAATGGTTGTTCGAGCTGGGCCTAGGCCTTTGA
- the mutM gene encoding bifunctional DNA-formamidopyrimidine glycosylase/DNA-(apurinic or apyrimidinic site) lyase, whose product MPELPEVETSRRGIAPHITGKTFKTVIVRHPQLRWPVPESLTTDLPGQRLDAVERRGKYLLLGTGRGTLILHLGMSGNLRITSPEQTLRKHDHIDFIFADDTVLRFNDQRRFGAALWTAEDPMLHPLLATLGPEPLSAAFDANYLRQRAANRAVPIKSLIMDSHVVVGVGNIYASEALFLAGVQPMRCAGELDTPACEALVAAIKTVLQQAIDKGGTTLRDFSNAEGKPGYFKQSLNVYGRGGQACLRCEEPIQQLKIGQRASYYCGNCQH is encoded by the coding sequence ATGCCGGAACTACCCGAGGTCGAAACCAGTCGGCGCGGCATTGCGCCGCATATTACCGGCAAAACCTTTAAAACCGTGATTGTGCGTCACCCGCAGTTGCGTTGGCCGGTTCCCGAGTCCCTGACCACCGATTTGCCGGGCCAGCGTCTGGACGCTGTCGAGCGGCGCGGCAAATATTTATTACTCGGTACGGGGCGCGGCACGCTGATCCTGCATCTGGGCATGTCGGGGAATCTGCGCATCACCTCACCCGAGCAAACGCTGCGCAAGCACGACCACATCGACTTCATTTTTGCCGACGATACGGTACTGCGCTTTAACGATCAGCGCCGCTTCGGCGCGGCCTTGTGGACTGCCGAAGATCCGATGTTGCATCCCTTGCTGGCCACGCTGGGGCCTGAACCGCTCTCCGCGGCATTCGACGCTAACTATTTGCGGCAGCGGGCGGCAAACCGCGCGGTGCCGATCAAATCATTGATTATGGACAGCCATGTCGTGGTGGGCGTGGGGAATATTTATGCCAGCGAAGCCTTGTTCTTAGCAGGCGTACAGCCGATGCGCTGCGCCGGAGAACTGGATACGCCGGCGTGCGAAGCGTTGGTGGCGGCGATCAAAACCGTATTGCAACAAGCCATCGATAAAGGCGGCACCACGTTGCGCGACTTTAGCAATGCCGAGGGCAAGCCAGGGTATTTTAAGCAATCCCTGAATGTGTACGGTCGCGGCGGACAAGCCTGCCTGCGCTGCGAGGAACCAATTCAGCAACTCAAAATCGGCCAACGCGCCAGCTACTATTGCGGCAATTGCCAACACTAA
- a CDS encoding TIGR02647 family protein: MLLTEELVAEIKFLSLFNLESVQEGVKVHGNAEPVLIAAAQRLFDKGLVTQHDGGYLTDLGIEVAEHAQRMLTILQSN; encoded by the coding sequence ATGCTTTTAACCGAAGAATTGGTCGCGGAAATCAAATTTTTATCCTTGTTCAATCTGGAGTCCGTACAAGAAGGCGTCAAGGTGCATGGCAATGCCGAGCCGGTATTGATCGCGGCGGCGCAACGTCTGTTCGACAAAGGATTGGTCACCCAGCATGACGGTGGGTATCTGACCGACCTGGGTATAGAAGTGGCGGAACACGCCCAACGGATGTTGACGATATTGCAGTCTAACTAA
- a CDS encoding heavy metal translocating P-type ATPase, with product MALDQSTNQQQEIRLSILGMRCAGCVSAVETALQSVPGVASVTVNFADHSATVGGDPDHQAMKQALKSAGYDAAVMEGLEDPSEEEKQEEERYRDLLRKAGVAGALGLPLMLGAHLDWFPAMGSAAGTVFWSEVALLTLAVMFYSGGHFFHSALKLLLVKQANMDTLIALGTGSAWLYSCIVIDYSSQLPSLSAHAYFEASAVILAFINLGSALETRARGKTSAAIRALIGLQPRTARVVREGQEIDIPIEQVGLGEILRVRPGEKVAVDGVVLEGHSTIDESMLTGESMPVEKVEGASVAAGTINQQGSFLFSATRIGRDTALAQIIQSVRQAQNSKPAIAKLADKISAVFVPTVVGISVLTFLIWLSIGPDPALGYAFVTSMTVLVIACPCALGLATPISVMVAVGRAAQIGILIRKGEALQSAGKLTCLILDKTGTVTAGKPSLAEVIAFGDVDEAQVLQYAASLESGSEHPLAAAILAAAEQKQLKLEKVRKFQAVAGHGIAGRIADRQCLFGNAALLAEHGIDDSKHRDKMAELAAKGQTPMFLAVENSVVGIVSVADPIKPDSAAAVRQLRKQGIRVLMVTGDNEITAQAIAAQAGISEVRAQVLPQDKAAVVKALQQQGEIVGMVGDGINDAPALAQADVGFAIGTGTDVAIESADIVLLQGSLLKVSEAMALSTLTVANIKQNLLGAFFYNTIGIPVAAGLLYPLFGLLLNPMIAGAAMAMSSVTVVSNANRLRWIKLDVQ from the coding sequence ATGGCTTTAGATCAATCGACTAATCAGCAGCAGGAAATACGCCTTTCCATACTCGGCATGCGTTGCGCCGGTTGTGTCAGCGCAGTGGAAACCGCCTTGCAATCGGTGCCGGGGGTTGCGTCCGTCACCGTCAATTTTGCCGACCACTCTGCTACCGTCGGCGGCGATCCCGATCATCAAGCCATGAAGCAGGCCTTGAAATCCGCCGGCTACGATGCGGCGGTGATGGAAGGCTTGGAAGACCCGAGTGAAGAGGAAAAGCAGGAAGAAGAGCGTTATCGCGACCTGCTGCGAAAAGCTGGCGTGGCCGGCGCATTGGGTCTGCCTTTGATGCTGGGCGCACATCTGGACTGGTTTCCGGCCATGGGCAGTGCCGCCGGCACGGTGTTTTGGTCCGAGGTGGCCCTGTTGACGTTGGCGGTGATGTTTTATTCCGGCGGACATTTTTTTCACAGCGCGCTGAAATTGCTGCTCGTTAAGCAAGCCAATATGGACACCCTGATCGCGCTGGGTACCGGTTCGGCGTGGCTGTATTCTTGTATTGTCATCGATTATTCCAGTCAGCTGCCTTCGTTGTCCGCGCATGCTTATTTCGAAGCCTCTGCGGTGATTTTGGCCTTCATCAATCTGGGTAGTGCGCTGGAAACGCGCGCGCGGGGTAAAACCTCGGCGGCGATACGCGCATTGATTGGCTTGCAACCCCGCACCGCTCGCGTGGTGCGCGAGGGTCAAGAGATTGATATTCCTATCGAACAAGTCGGTCTGGGCGAAATCTTACGGGTTAGACCCGGCGAAAAAGTCGCCGTGGACGGGGTGGTATTGGAAGGCCACTCGACTATCGACGAATCCATGCTCACCGGCGAATCGATGCCGGTTGAGAAAGTCGAAGGTGCCAGTGTCGCCGCCGGCACGATTAATCAGCAAGGCAGTTTTTTATTCAGCGCGACCCGCATCGGCCGTGATACGGCTTTGGCGCAAATTATTCAAAGTGTGCGGCAAGCGCAGAACAGTAAGCCTGCCATCGCCAAATTGGCCGACAAGATTTCCGCGGTATTTGTCCCCACCGTGGTGGGCATATCGGTACTGACTTTTTTAATTTGGTTGAGTATCGGTCCCGATCCGGCTCTGGGTTACGCATTTGTTACGTCCATGACGGTATTGGTAATCGCTTGCCCGTGCGCGCTGGGTTTGGCGACGCCGATTTCGGTGATGGTCGCGGTCGGTCGTGCCGCGCAAATCGGTATATTGATCCGCAAGGGCGAAGCCTTGCAAAGCGCGGGCAAGCTGACTTGCCTGATTCTGGATAAGACCGGCACCGTCACCGCCGGTAAGCCCAGTCTGGCGGAGGTGATCGCTTTTGGCGATGTCGACGAAGCCCAGGTGTTGCAGTATGCCGCCAGTCTGGAATCGGGGTCCGAACATCCCTTGGCCGCAGCGATACTGGCGGCTGCCGAACAAAAACAGCTTAAGTTGGAGAAGGTCAGAAAATTTCAGGCCGTGGCCGGGCACGGTATCGCCGGCCGCATCGCGGATCGGCAATGTTTGTTCGGTAATGCCGCGTTGCTAGCGGAACATGGCATCGACGATAGCAAGCATCGCGACAAAATGGCCGAATTGGCGGCAAAAGGCCAGACGCCAATGTTTTTGGCGGTGGAAAATTCGGTGGTTGGCATTGTCTCTGTGGCCGATCCGATTAAACCCGATTCCGCCGCAGCGGTACGGCAATTACGGAAGCAGGGTATCCGCGTGCTGATGGTGACGGGCGACAACGAGATCACCGCGCAAGCGATAGCGGCGCAAGCCGGAATCAGCGAAGTCCGAGCGCAAGTCTTGCCACAAGACAAAGCCGCCGTGGTAAAAGCCTTGCAACAGCAAGGCGAAATTGTCGGCATGGTCGGTGACGGTATCAACGACGCGCCGGCCCTGGCGCAAGCGGATGTCGGTTTTGCGATTGGCACCGGCACCGACGTGGCTATCGAAAGCGCCGACATTGTGTTGCTGCAAGGCTCCTTATTGAAGGTGTCCGAGGCGATGGCGCTGTCGACATTGACGGTTGCCAATATCAAGCAAAACCTGTTGGGTGCGTTTTTTTATAACACCATCGGCATTCCGGTTGCAGCCGGTTTGCTGTATCCGCTATTTGGCTTGTTACTCAACCCGATGATTGCCGGCGCGGCCATGGCCATGTCATCGGTCACGGTCGTCAGCAACGCCAATCGTTTGCGCTGGATTAAACTGGATGTTCAGTAG
- a CDS encoding AI-2E family transporter gives MNDSQKWFVLAFILAFGGLLYVLAPVLMPFAFAAILAYLGDPVVDRLETLQFRGWRLNRTLAVMVVFSGIIFSIAALLIVIIPALEYQISEFIDKLPSYLNWINKSVVPVLQKYLGRTIRPLREDQLINLIKSHWQDGDGVAENLIQSVSHSGAVIVGWVMNLVLIPVITFYLLRDWDDLVARIHDLFPRRVAGTVAKLAGEADVVLGAFMRGQFYVMLALGVIYSVGLWLVDLELALVIGMLAGLVSFVPYMGAITGIVFACIAALLQFQDAMHLLPVLIVFAVGQSMEGMLLTPWLVGNKIGLHPVAVMFAVLAGGQLFGFLGVLLALPVASVIMVLLRHIHERYTFSGFYSKG, from the coding sequence ATGAACGATTCGCAAAAATGGTTTGTACTGGCCTTTATACTGGCTTTCGGCGGCCTATTGTATGTGTTGGCGCCGGTGCTGATGCCTTTTGCGTTTGCGGCCATTCTCGCTTACCTAGGTGATCCTGTTGTGGATAGGCTGGAAACTTTGCAATTCCGTGGTTGGCGTTTAAATCGGACGCTGGCAGTCATGGTGGTGTTTTCCGGCATCATTTTTTCAATAGCGGCGCTGCTGATCGTCATCATTCCTGCCCTGGAATATCAAATCAGCGAATTCATCGACAAACTGCCGTCTTATTTAAACTGGATAAACAAATCGGTCGTGCCGGTTTTGCAAAAATATCTGGGACGCACGATTAGACCGTTGCGCGAAGATCAATTGATTAATCTGATCAAGAGTCATTGGCAAGACGGCGACGGCGTTGCCGAGAACCTGATTCAATCTGTCTCCCATTCCGGTGCGGTGATCGTTGGTTGGGTGATGAATCTGGTGTTGATTCCGGTGATTACCTTCTATTTACTGCGCGATTGGGACGACTTAGTGGCGCGAATCCACGATTTATTTCCACGCCGCGTTGCCGGCACTGTCGCCAAATTGGCCGGCGAGGCCGACGTGGTGTTGGGTGCGTTCATGCGCGGCCAGTTTTACGTGATGCTGGCGCTGGGCGTGATTTATAGCGTCGGCTTATGGTTGGTGGATCTGGAACTGGCCTTGGTGATCGGCATGCTGGCCGGCTTGGTCAGTTTCGTGCCGTATATGGGCGCTATAACCGGTATCGTCTTTGCCTGCATCGCGGCCTTGCTGCAATTTCAGGATGCGATGCATTTATTGCCGGTGTTGATCGTTTTTGCGGTGGGTCAGAGTATGGAAGGCATGCTGTTGACGCCGTGGTTGGTCGGAAACAAAATCGGTTTACATCCCGTAGCAGTGATGTTTGCTGTACTGGCGGGTGGTCAGCTGTTCGGGTTTTTAGGCGTCTTGTTGGCCTTGCCGGTGGCGTCGGTGATTATGGTGCTGTTGCGGCATATCCATGAGCGTTATACCTTTAGCGGTTTTTACAGCAAAGGTTAG
- a CDS encoding fused response regulator/phosphatase has protein sequence MNHPSPFPLPAQTSVVLLEDAGANPSADSLQGVLRAQDFRCAVASSADEVMELLTNAPVDLLIIACRDWPWRQVADMRDAADSYLPIILIADDLTDTLLDHCAAVEIDAVICRPVNQHLLLLKIRSSLKLRMLYQHEHAQKTLLLDYWQTSDLEHEVAAKLFNDVLKADFLETEAVEVVMSPMALFNGDLVLIAKTPENHLHVLLGDFTGHGLSASIAATPLADIFYGMTRKGFDINEIVTEINAKLYRVLPANRFLAATVVALYPESSSMKSITCGLPEHFLVNHADNSFLAIRSLNIPLGIQPSIDIEEQLHRVSENQRLYLLTDGIFEAENAEGELFGGERILNAIRQSKSDAIKNLQASLEAHTGGAIQKDDNTLVILSCAVDSVPWGRREIRLPRQRIAATTWKQVLEFDIDSLRQINPVPVMVNTVMEIQGLQNYRQDIFMIVSELFANALDHGVLGLDSALKSSPEGFMRFYAMKDERLQQLQRGKIRLSFIHHATEYGGRLIVKVVDSGNGFDWRRRIGLRKGDEAYCGRGIIMLETLCSSLSYHGCGNRVTAVFDWRH, from the coding sequence ATGAATCATCCCAGCCCATTTCCACTGCCTGCTCAGACCTCTGTTGTTTTGCTGGAGGATGCTGGAGCAAATCCAAGTGCAGATAGTTTGCAAGGCGTGCTGCGCGCGCAGGATTTTCGCTGTGCGGTGGCGTCGAGTGCGGATGAGGTGATGGAGCTGCTGACAAATGCGCCAGTGGACTTACTGATTATTGCCTGTCGAGATTGGCCTTGGCGGCAGGTAGCCGATATGCGCGATGCGGCCGACTCCTACCTGCCTATCATATTGATTGCCGATGATTTAACCGACACGCTGCTGGACCATTGCGCCGCTGTTGAGATCGACGCTGTCATTTGTCGACCGGTCAATCAGCATTTATTGCTGTTAAAAATACGGTCGTCATTAAAACTGCGCATGTTGTATCAGCACGAGCACGCGCAAAAAACGCTGTTGCTCGATTATTGGCAGACTTCCGACCTGGAACATGAAGTCGCGGCCAAACTGTTCAACGACGTGTTAAAAGCCGACTTTCTGGAAACTGAAGCCGTGGAAGTGGTGATGTCGCCGATGGCCTTGTTTAACGGCGATTTGGTGTTGATTGCCAAAACCCCGGAAAATCATTTGCATGTGCTGTTGGGCGATTTTACCGGCCACGGTTTGTCGGCATCGATAGCGGCTACGCCACTGGCGGATATTTTCTATGGCATGACGCGGAAAGGTTTCGATATTAACGAAATCGTTACCGAAATTAACGCCAAACTGTATCGAGTGTTGCCGGCCAACCGCTTTTTGGCGGCGACGGTGGTGGCGCTGTATCCCGAGTCGTCGTCGATGAAAAGCATTACCTGCGGGCTACCCGAGCATTTTTTAGTCAATCATGCCGACAACAGTTTTTTGGCGATACGCTCTTTGAATATTCCGCTGGGTATTCAGCCTTCGATTGACATCGAAGAGCAACTGCATCGGGTAAGCGAGAATCAGCGTTTATATCTGCTCACGGATGGCATTTTTGAGGCGGAAAATGCTGAAGGTGAGCTTTTCGGCGGGGAACGCATTCTTAATGCTATCCGGCAAAGTAAATCCGACGCCATCAAAAATTTGCAGGCCAGCCTTGAAGCACACACCGGCGGTGCGATTCAGAAAGATGACAATACCCTGGTTATTTTGAGCTGTGCGGTCGATAGCGTTCCCTGGGGGCGGCGAGAAATTCGGCTTCCCCGGCAGCGGATCGCCGCGACGACCTGGAAGCAGGTACTGGAATTTGACATCGATAGTTTGCGCCAGATCAATCCGGTGCCGGTCATGGTCAACACCGTCATGGAAATCCAGGGTTTACAGAATTATCGCCAGGATATTTTTATGATAGTCAGTGAATTGTTCGCGAATGCGCTGGACCATGGCGTGCTGGGCTTGGATTCGGCTCTGAAGAGCAGTCCGGAGGGCTTTATGCGCTTTTATGCGATGAAGGACGAACGCTTGCAACAGCTCCAGCGCGGCAAAATCCGCTTATCGTTTATCCATCATGCGACCGAATACGGTGGCCGCTTGATCGTTAAAGTCGTCGATAGCGGCAACGGCTTCGATTGGCGACGGCGCATCGGTTTGCGGAAGGGTGATGAGGCCTATTGCGGCCGCGGCATTATCATGCTGGAGACTTTATGCAGCAGCCTGAGCTACCACGGTTGCGGCAATCGCGTAACCGCCGTTTTCGATTGGCGGCATTAA
- a CDS encoding rhodanese-like domain-containing protein, producing the protein MKLRLTLFWLGCLFAAHLYATELGAVTAEQLINMQKNQNALVVDVRTAPEWQATGVIANSQKLESFDGNGHFDQEKWLANLEKLKSSPDQPIILVCRSGNRSGKIGQILTEQLGMKNVYHLSNGIQSWIKDGRPVKADCLTTACK; encoded by the coding sequence ATGAAACTGAGACTGACTTTATTCTGGCTAGGCTGTCTGTTCGCGGCCCATCTTTACGCCACCGAATTAGGTGCGGTGACGGCAGAACAACTCATAAACATGCAGAAAAATCAGAATGCGCTGGTCGTGGATGTGCGTACCGCGCCGGAATGGCAAGCCACCGGCGTCATCGCCAACAGCCAAAAATTGGAATCCTTTGACGGGAACGGCCACTTCGACCAGGAAAAATGGCTGGCCAACTTGGAAAAACTGAAATCGTCGCCCGACCAACCGATCATTTTGGTTTGCCGTTCCGGGAATCGGAGCGGCAAGATCGGCCAAATCCTCACCGAACAGCTGGGCATGAAAAATGTCTATCATTTGTCCAACGGTATCCAGTCATGGATCAAAGACGGCCGCCCCGTTAAAGCCGATTGTTTGACTACCGCCTGTAAGTAA
- a CDS encoding EAL and HDOD domain-containing protein: MTDFLIGRQQILDRHLDTFAYEILFRGKDFDLSLKDGAANATNQVITDTLLEIGLNELVGPHKAFINFTTQNILDKTPLHLPKERIVIEVLESVTIDDNIVANLKELSQLGYTIALDDFVLSPEWLPLLEFADIIKLDVMADGLDGTRQLIEQLKPYKLKLLAEKVETHQEFETLREWGCELFQGFFFSKPNIVEGKRLGVSQTAAIQLLSAVNKADASFAEIGKIISQDVGMSFKLLHYLNSAFFGLPQKIESIQHAIVCLGLVEIKRWVNILALSSMSGKPSSVLQNVLIRAKMCELIARELKDDQEHYFLIGMLSGLDSLLDMPANKVLEQLPLAEDVDDAILKYRGNAGEALQFCIAYERWEPGLGTFRGINPECIANIYLESIDWWATRILPFLAA; encoded by the coding sequence ATGACAGATTTTCTGATTGGCAGACAGCAAATTCTGGACCGCCATCTGGACACTTTCGCCTACGAGATTTTATTCAGGGGCAAAGATTTCGATCTCAGTTTGAAAGATGGTGCCGCCAACGCCACAAATCAAGTTATTACCGATACGCTGCTGGAAATCGGCCTGAACGAACTGGTCGGCCCGCACAAAGCCTTCATTAATTTCACCACGCAAAACATCCTAGACAAAACGCCGCTGCATCTGCCCAAAGAGCGTATCGTCATCGAAGTACTGGAAAGCGTTACTATCGATGACAACATTGTCGCCAACCTGAAAGAATTATCACAACTGGGCTATACCATCGCGCTGGACGACTTCGTCTTGTCTCCGGAGTGGCTGCCCTTGCTGGAGTTTGCCGATATTATCAAGCTGGATGTGATGGCCGACGGCCTGGACGGCACCCGGCAACTGATTGAACAGCTAAAACCCTATAAACTCAAATTACTCGCGGAAAAAGTCGAAACGCATCAGGAGTTTGAAACCCTACGCGAATGGGGCTGCGAGCTGTTTCAAGGCTTTTTCTTCAGTAAACCGAATATTGTGGAAGGTAAACGGCTGGGCGTCAGCCAAACCGCCGCCATCCAATTACTGTCCGCAGTGAACAAGGCGGACGCCAGTTTTGCGGAAATCGGCAAGATTATCTCGCAAGACGTCGGGATGAGTTTTAAATTGCTGCATTATTTGAATTCCGCGTTTTTTGGCTTGCCGCAAAAAATCGAATCCATTCAGCATGCCATAGTTTGCCTGGGACTGGTCGAGATCAAACGCTGGGTGAATATTCTGGCCTTATCTTCCATGTCCGGCAAACCGTCCTCGGTGCTGCAAAACGTGCTGATCCGCGCCAAAATGTGTGAATTAATAGCGCGAGAACTTAAAGACGACCAGGAACACTATTTTCTAATCGGCATGCTGTCGGGTTTGGACAGCCTGTTGGACATGCCGGCGAACAAAGTATTGGAACAATTGCCGCTGGCGGAAGATGTTGACGATGCCATTTTGAAATATCGCGGCAACGCTGGCGAAGCGTTACAATTCTGCATCGCCTACGAGCGCTGGGAACCTGGCCTTGGCACCTTCCGCGGCATAAATCCCGAGTGTATCGCCAATATCTATCTGGAGAGCATAGACTGGTGGGCGACGCGCATTTTACCTTTCTTGGCCGCTTGA
- a CDS encoding DUF3530 family protein has protein sequence MRNASLFAALLLVSTSVFATDSRREQDFAAAIQQQLSMGQATWLKSADKTFLALFTEAEKTDSSQVAIVLHDMGEHPDAKPLIHRLRTTLPMHNWATLALQMPIRESGAQAEDYYPLFEEARGRIDAAVEHLLKNGAKHIAIVGYGMGALMATSRLADKPNDVTALVSISLPVPQTTATQAQSLDLIKKVQLPFLDVYAEFDLPAVLNSARQRRMAGKDNPVYRQIRMDGEDHGYQQDYDLLVKRVYSWLTTTVSED, from the coding sequence ATGCGCAATGCGTCGTTATTTGCGGCATTATTGCTAGTTTCGACATCGGTGTTTGCGACCGATAGCCGCAGAGAGCAGGACTTTGCTGCGGCTATTCAGCAACAATTGTCCATGGGGCAGGCGACTTGGTTGAAATCCGCCGACAAAACCTTTCTGGCGCTCTTCACGGAAGCCGAAAAGACCGACAGCAGCCAGGTGGCAATCGTACTGCACGATATGGGCGAACATCCCGATGCCAAGCCCTTGATTCATCGCTTGCGAACCACGTTACCGATGCATAATTGGGCGACGCTTGCCTTACAAATGCCTATCAGGGAAAGCGGCGCGCAGGCTGAAGACTATTACCCGCTGTTCGAAGAAGCACGTGGACGGATTGATGCGGCTGTGGAGCATCTGCTGAAAAACGGTGCGAAACATATCGCAATTGTCGGCTACGGCATGGGCGCTTTGATGGCCACGTCCAGGCTTGCCGATAAACCCAATGACGTGACGGCGCTGGTATCGATTAGTTTGCCCGTGCCGCAAACCACTGCAACACAGGCGCAAAGCCTCGATTTGATTAAAAAAGTGCAATTGCCTTTTTTGGATGTATATGCCGAGTTTGATTTACCGGCAGTGCTCAATAGCGCCCGGCAACGGCGTATGGCCGGTAAAGATAATCCGGTGTATCGGCAGATAAGAATGGATGGCGAGGATCACGGCTATCAACAAGATTACGATTTGCTTGTAAAGCGCGTATACAGTTGGCTGACTACGACGGTCAGCGAAGATTAA
- the hflD gene encoding high frequency lysogenization protein HflD, which translates to MSLNTLSNQTIALAGIAQACSLVHQLAGTGTCPNAALEASISSLLKIDADSVIDVYGGLIGIEHGLQQLTTQLGSRVLASPEQARYAAQIVYLQKQLNKQPDMQKTIQAGVSKAQAQTEHFGVLHENVLANLADVYHSTISTLQPRIMVQGDQQYLGNQSTVNKIRALLLAGIRATLLWRQCGGSRWKLLFFRKKIQDEAQFLLTQI; encoded by the coding sequence ATGTCCCTGAACACGCTCAGTAACCAAACCATCGCGCTGGCCGGCATCGCCCAGGCCTGCTCCTTGGTGCATCAGCTTGCCGGCACCGGCACTTGTCCAAACGCCGCATTGGAAGCCAGCATCAGCAGTTTGCTGAAAATAGACGCAGACAGCGTGATTGATGTCTACGGCGGCTTGATCGGTATCGAACACGGCTTACAACAGCTCACAACCCAACTCGGCAGCCGGGTGCTGGCCAGTCCGGAACAGGCCCGATACGCGGCACAGATTGTCTATTTGCAAAAACAGTTGAACAAACAGCCGGACATGCAAAAAACCATACAGGCCGGCGTCAGCAAGGCTCAAGCTCAAACCGAACATTTCGGCGTGCTGCATGAAAATGTGCTGGCCAATCTGGCCGACGTGTATCACAGTACTATCAGCACACTGCAACCGCGCATTATGGTGCAAGGCGATCAGCAATACCTGGGCAACCAAAGTACTGTGAATAAAATACGCGCCTTACTGTTGGCTGGCATACGCGCCACTTTATTGTGGCGGCAATGCGGCGGCAGCCGCTGGAAGCTATTGTTCTTCCGCAAAAAGATCCAGGACGAAGCCCAGTTTCTACTCACCCAAATCTGA